One region of Zingiber officinale cultivar Zhangliang chromosome 7B, Zo_v1.1, whole genome shotgun sequence genomic DNA includes:
- the LOC122007301 gene encoding aspartic proteinase PCS1-like, translating to MDASVSSSPLPVLLLLLLLLLLHGFSVGGASVNGGNAAPFSLVLPLRAQKALPLSSANKLLFRHNVSLTVALAVGTPSQNVTMVLDTGSELSWILCNASEGARFEPSRSASYSAVRCESSTCRDRGRDLPMPPVCDAGACRVYLSYADASTAEGALATDVFRVGRSGPTPTVFGCVSSAYSSAAAGDSDAAGILGMNRGSLSFVTQSAIRRFSYCIPDRETAGVLLLGAAAPPPFFLPQLNYTPLVQISLPLPYFDRVAYSVQLDGIRVGGALLPIPKSVLVPDHTGAGQTVVDSGSQFTFLLAPAYEALKAEFLRQTRGRLTPLGEPDFVFQGAMDTCFRLKSMAPPPRGLPGVALLLQGGAEVTVEGERMLYRAEGETRGGDAVWCLSFGNSDLVPMSAYVIGHHHQQNVWVEYDLENRRVGFAPAQCDQASRILGV from the coding sequence ATGGACGCCTCTGTTTCGAGCTCCCCTCTTCCTGTTCTATTACTGCTgctgctgcttcttcttcttcatggctTCTCTGTCGGGGGAGCTTCCGTTAATGGCGGAAATGCGGCGCCTTTTTCGCTCGTGCTGCCGCTTAGAGCCCAAAAGGCGTTGCCTTTATCGTCGGCGAACAAGCTCCTGTTCCGCCACAACGTCAGCCTCACGGTGGCGCTAGCCGTCGGGACGCCTTCGCAGAACGTGACCATGGTGCTCGACACCGGCAGCGAGCTCTCGTGGATTCTCTGCAACGCCAGTGAGGGGGCGAGGTTCGAGCCCAGCCGCTCAGCCTCGTACTCCGCCGTTCGCTGCGAGTCCTCCACTTGCCGCGACCGCGGGCGCGACCTCCCGATGCCGCCCGTGTGCGACGCCGGCGCCTGCCGCGTGTACCTCTCCTATGCCGACGCGTCCACCGCTGAGGGCGCGCTCGCCACCGACGTCTTCCGGGTGGGCCGCTCCGGCCCGACGCCCACCGTGTTCGGTTGCGTAAGCTCCGCTTACTCCTCCGCGGCCGCCGGCGATTCGGACGCCGCCGGGATCCTCGGCATGAACAGGGGATCCCTCTCCTTCGTGACCCAGAGCGCGATTCGCCGGTTCTCCTACTGCATCCCCGACCGCGAAACCGCCGGCGTGCTCCTCCTCGGCGCGGCGGCGCCGCCTCCCTTCTTCCTCCCGCAGCTCAACTACACTCCCCTGGTCCAAATCTCCCTCCCCCTGCCGTACTTCGACCGCGTCGCCTACTCCGTCCAACTCGACGGCATCCGCGTCGGCGGCGCGCTGCTCCCGATCCCCAAATCGGTCCTGGTGCCGGACCACACCGGCGCCGGGCAGACGGTGGTGGACTCCGGCAGCCAGTTCACGTTCCTGCTCGCCCCGGCCTACGAGGCGCTGAAGGCGGAGTTCTTGCGGCAGACGCGGGGGAGGCTGACGCCGCTCGGTGAGCCGGACTTCGTGTTCCAAGGGGCGATGGACACGTGCTTCCGGCTGAAGTCGATGGCGCCGCCGCCACGAGGGCTTCCAGGCGTGGCGCTGCTGCTGCAGGGCGGGGCGGAGGTGACGGTGGAAGGGGAGCGGATGTTGTACCGCGCGGAGGGGGAGACACGCGGCGGCGACGCCGTCTGGTGCCTCTCGTTCGGCAACTCCGACCTGGTGCCGATGTCCGCTTACGTCATCGGGCACCACCATCAACAGAACGTTTGGGTCGAGTACGACCTGGAGAACCGCCGGGTCGGGTTCGCGCCCGCCCAGTGCGACCAGGCGAGCCGAATCCTCGGCGTCTGA